Below is a genomic region from Rhododendron vialii isolate Sample 1 chromosome 5a, ASM3025357v1.
GCTGCCAAAGGTTCTTGTACAGTTGTATGTATTATGTAGCCTATATCAAAAGATAGTAATACTTATTGAAAAGGCTTAAAGGGGTTGAATTTGGAACTGTCTAGATATCTGACGTCACAGAGCTACATGATTGAAGAAACTCGTAGGATGGTGGGAAGGAAGAATGTTTTTGGCTCTCTTTCATAGGGAGTTTAGATGAGCATCATCTGTAGAATAGTTTGACGTTTATTTGTTTCAGTGGTTTTTTTGGGCAGGAACGAGATTGTTTTCCTTGTCTGAACAAGGAACGTCTTCAATTATTGCACATTTAAACTTACGGATGTCCTCACTCTACAGCTTCTTGTCTGGCAGACATTGTTTTGCTTTTTACTAGTAATTATTTTTGGATCTTGTATGTACTATGAATGATTTTCCATGCCCTATTGGCTTGGGCATTGACAATGAACTTCCTCGTCGCCCCGTCAAACTAACTGTGCTAACTAGGGCTTTGGTAACCAAGGCTGACCCAATTTTGGCTGTCGAAGGACAGATTGTGAGATTGAAGAACTCAACTTGTATTGTAATGCTTTTTaacctctctcttttcttttcttttttgtacaaGTACAAATTCTTATTAAAAGTCCAAGCCAAAAATACATAAGTACAGGAGAAGTCTTAACCCAGACCTCAAGCCTAGCACCTACCAACTAAGCACAAcgacacaggaaaatgaaaaccTAAACACCAGAAGCAAACCAGAACGAAAGGCCAGAATACAAGCCAGCAGAGGATACAAGAGGAGTCAAACATGCAACTAAACCAAAGCAGAAACTACTAAAAGATCAACTAGACCTCAATACAAACCCACGAATGCCCCTAGTCTCACACAAAGCTCCTTTTTTCTGAGACGATTTCAGCATGCGAAAGGAGCTGAGAAACTCCCTACCACTCGTAATAGTTGCAGAAGTGAGTTGGTCCTCTGTTGCAGCCAACTGAATAAAAATCCTCGATACTTGCCCTCCAAATGTGATACACTGCAGAAGCCAAAGATCATCTGAGAATTATACATCTGAAATTAATTCCTTCACATTGTATCACTTTTAAACTTGCATTTAATACTCTTTCTTCCTTAATTTGTAAATGCTTTTAATGGGGATTAAGTTGCCATGGTAATTGTTATACGTAGCTATTGGCATTGCCTGTGTTTAAATCTGGTATTATTTCTCTTCCCCAAACATTTAGGGAATCAGATTCTCTGCTACTTTGGCAACTCAACTTGGTTGTTGATATTATCTTTTATCATTGTCTTGTTGGTTTACTGGATCTTTTATATCTAACAAAATGCGCTCAATGTTCGAGTattcttgttattttttagggcaaagtccactttgaccccttatggttatcgccatgtgcggatacccccCTCGTGGTTTAAAAGTGagcacataacctacctgtggtttcTAAAAATGAGCAGATAGATCCTTTTCTGTCTATTTTAACGGGAAATGTTATACACTCGCCTTGCAAGCGTGTGAGGCAGTGAAAATACATGGATTTATGACCATTTTGCCCTCAAATGTGTACAAAaatccactctctctcttctccataATCTTCCCCATTTCTTCCGCCCACCACATGTTTTCACCATTTTTTCTGGCGAACCTTTAGCATCATTACAAATTCCAAATGATACCCAACGGCCACCCAGTCAGAACCTCAACTTACCATGGCGGACTCGCCGAAATCGGTTGCCAACGAGGTGGAGgcccatcttttcttctttttcaatttcttctggTTTTTTGAGAGGGTTTGACGTCGCCGGAATTGGTACAGACCTCGCCTCAACTCGACTCCGTCTCGGATCCCGCCCTCCCAACGCCGACCCACCAGTGCAATCAACTACAGATTCCCCCATCCCCAAATTCCCCACGGTGGTGATTCCCATCCCCGGATTACAAATACAGCCTTGCATTACCCATCCCCAGATTCCCCCACGGTGTCCTCaacctatctctctctctgttcaattttttgaaaggcaaaacccaatttttttgaaaggcaaaactGTGCGTGTATAGATATATACAAGGGCATATTAGACATTTCATCCTTTCCGTTAACGGCGTAAGCGTTGAACCCCCTTTTAGAAACCACGGGTAGGTTATGTGCTCACTTTTAAACCATGAGGGGGGTTTCtgcacatggcgataaccacagggggtcaaagtggactttgccctattTTTTAAGTAAGTAGTTTAATCATTTAGGTTGTTCCTATTTTTGTTTATCTGTAAGCCTGCACACTGCTTCTTAAACTCCTGAGCACATTCTGGCATATTGCTGAGCCATGTTGCAGACTGTAAATGTAATTGATTGGCTGCTTTTTCCAGATATGTAGGAATGTCACATGGCTTGAAATAAAGCATTGCAATGGCTTACACCATATagttttcaactttcaagttTCCTTCCCTTTGCCTAAGGTTTTAGCTTGATAAGAGAAACATTTTCTTCAGGCTTTCCAGGATGTCCAACTCAACCAGGGTAACTTCTGATTGTAAAGTTCGGTTGGTTATATGCGAGGTAAAACAAATCTGCCTACGATTGTTTGAGAATTAGATTATGACCACACCATGGTCTGGCTTGAAAAAGGCAGAGCCTTAGACCTTGTATGTTCTTTGAATCACTTATGGCTACAACATGGTGAGGATCTTATTGCTTTGTATAGAAAATTTCCTCTTGTGCATGATGTCCTTAGAATTGGACTTGCATAATCATActttatttacattttttcaACTGTTTAGCCATTCGTTGACTTTAGGTGTTTTTCTGCTGTGGTGCAGGAAGCATTGCCAATGGACTCCTGAAGAATGAAGTGCTTCATTTGATGTTTCAGGCTTTCCATGTACCTTTAATCTTCATTCTCTTTCATTTGTTGTGTATTTGCATAAGCTTTTGAACTTTGGGGAAATGTTATTATCAAGTTTACTTAGCTGGTGTTAACCGTTTGGATTGGGTTCACAACCACGGCTTAGATTTTGAGTCCCTGTTATCTATTGTTTGTGTTTCTATAATGGGGAGTCTTCGAGTACTCTTTTACTGAACCATATTTCCATctgaattgaaaaatacttcTGTCTTATGGAGTGTTCATGAGAGcctgatttttgttttgttcttttcaatGAAAGAGGTTTCCGAGCGACACCCCAATCATGTGCATTGGCTGCTTACTGAAACGACTTGGTTCCTAGCATACACATCCTTCGACGTCTGAACTTGAAATCCTACACGCAATATGCATGTGTAAAATAACATTTGACAGATAATAAAACTATCAAACCCGATTCAAATAGTCAGACTAACTGGTCGTTTTAttggataatatttttttctacaTCGATTATATATCTCTTTCTGGCTTCTTTATTCCCAAGTTTCAGGTTCTTCTCAATTTCTGACAGTTCCAGGGCCAGGGCAGCAAGTTATAAAGGTAGCAGAAGTAATTTTCCGATCggcttcttcctttttcttttccaattggGTTCATCATATCTGTAACTTGGATTATCATTACAACTCCAATTTGCTCAAGAAAAGCGTGGGGAGTACTAATTCCTTATCGTATAATAGTTGCTATAGAATAGTTATACACATCCATTGATGTCGTAATGGTGAAAAACTATAATCTGTGTGCATGCTTAATCCAACACACAGTACTTGTAATACATTTGTAGCCAATCATTCTTGGTTTTCATTGTTAAGCTTGTCATTGTGGACCTTGTTAGTTATATATCATAACTCTTCATATGCCACTTATCTAAAGCAATGAAATGACATGGTAGGGAGATTGTTGTTGATGTTGACAATTCAGATGCACTCTGAAGATAGCCTCTGTGATGTGAGATAGCGAATGAGTGGATTgagttgttattattattattattttttcatgtgTTGCGAGAACTTGCACTACTCTATATGTAGGGGGAAGGGGCAGGGACAGGGACGTGGGGTATAAACCACCACGGCAACACTTCTCGCCTGTAGTGAAGTTTGGACCTAAGACCTCCCAGTTTAGAGGATTAATGAAGTGCATCTGGGCTAGAGCCCATTGGGAAGGAGTGGATTGATTGAGTAGGTGAAGAAGTGATTCTGGTCTGGTCTGGTCATCTACTACAAGAAGGGTAGATTGGTCATCAATGTGGTATGGAGCTCCCTCGTTTTGCAATAATGGCTTTGAAGATTGTTAGTATTTTGCTTCCATTAATGTCTGTACTGTGCTCTTTGATGCATTAAATGTGAACATCCTATAATTGGTAGAACTGTAGGCCCCTTTCTCCTTTTTATTGCTACTCCATGTAAGAGCCAAGTAATTTTGCATGGCATGATACTTTGTTTTGACAGTTTATTACTTCATAGAAGTGTGGAGGAAAATGCGACCAGGCGTAGCAACACTCCTTTGTGCATGATTACAGGGATTTTAGACCTGTCGAAGATCCCGAAAGAGAGCAAAAAAACATAACAACTACGTCTCACCCAGAGCAAGCGGCCAATGGACGAGGAGAGTGGAAGACAGGGTTGAGTTGAATGATACTCCTACTTAAGTAAAGCTTAAGAGGTAAGCAAGAGGTCAAAGTGCATAGGTGGCATTCAAACTGGTGGTCCACGGATATTGCCTGGTGCTGTATCAGATCCAGACCCTAATAACAGATGTGAAGAAGGACACCTCTTTGTCCGTTACCATATTTTTTCCTCAGTGTTTTTAATGAGCCATTGATGGTGGAAGTAGGTGGATTGATCTTTTTTAGTATTCTTTTACTGAAATGTTTACTCCATCACGATATCTAGCTGGGTGGCTTACAGGATGAAATCCTATGCTGAACAATTTCTTTGTTGCCTCTTAATGTGGTGTCATGTCTTCAggaaaatttgtgcacagaaaTGACTGCTCTGAGGAAATTTTACCACCGAAAGAATGTCCTTTCTATACCTCCAAAATCCGAGGAACTAAAGGGACGTCATAGCCCTCTTTTATAATTCACAAATGTAATTTCTACTTATGCCCCTAGTTGGGATTGTAATCTtgtgtcttaattttttaagttaaaaaaatactgtaaataaaagaagaaagaatgcTCATTGATTCCCTTGTGGACCAACTGTGATTCCTTTAGTTAATGCTCTACTTACTATTGATATTTGATATTGATATGGTAGTCGTCTTCACAAATAAATTCCCGAGTGGAACGTCTGCTGTTATGTTATCAGCCAAGGAATAAAGTTGTTGGTTGGTTACTAACAGTCATTAGTGTATTATTATCGTGTGTTTTCTTCTCCTTAAATTATGTTTACTAGGAGTCTAGGAGTAGTATCTTGGAGCCACGTACACATTCttttaataaatatatataataaaaataatacattcGGTAGGGGGTGAGGGGAGCATGACAAAGCATCCCACTTCAACTAACAAGATTATAATCCTTGTTCGGCCTGGTCGCTTTCGGATCTGATGTATTCGGCACTCGGCAGGAAAAAGGAATTCCTTTGATCCAAGATTTATTACAGCCAATGGCAATTCATATGTATATGCACAGTTTGAGTTTTGCACTGACAATGGCAGTAAttcatatgtatatataattctgtcgagacctttttttttttgtgaactcTCTCCTTCACGGACGAGTAGATCATTCTGAGCAGATCATTCTCCTCAAATACcatttagtgaaaacaacttgactGTTGTCATAAGCTTGTAGTCCAATAATATAGCGAAAATGCACCATTTAGCCTTGCCCACGTGCCGTCAGGACCCTTAACTATCACTTGGGATATCACAAATAGCGTGCGGTGGTCAAGGGTCCTAGAACGCCACTTGTTTGTCTCCAAGAGCATCTAATGATTTTTCATCTATTAGTGAACGGTTAATGATTTTCCGTCTCATAGTTAAGGGCCTTGAGACACAGTGTGGCCGTGCTAGGAGCATCTAATAGTATATGGTATGAGTAATTCTACCTCCACACCCAAAACACACACccatatacacacccacacacaatAGAGGCCCACACACTTgtttgtgtgggtgtgtatatggGTATGTGTTTGGGTGTGTTCCTAGAATAATTAATATACTCCATATAGTATATGCATCTGTCACAGACGGCAACAGCAGCAGCTGGACATGAAACATGGCTGCTTACGTCCTGTGTTCAGTCGATCTGTTGTTTCCTCCACCATGTAAGTAGAGAGTGTTTTGTTCAATAATTGTACGTACCTCCATTTGGATGTTGTCGCACAAGTTAAAAAGTCCATGACTTCCAAATCCCAGGACAAACATACCGTCACCATGATTTGACAGAGTATAGTACTTACTTGTTTCCCCTATTCATATCATTGGACTTTGTTACGTTATCGtacttcaaactcaaaacaacCTCGTATAGAATAAAATAGTACATACATCAAAGTTAATAATTAAACCTTCATATCTAAGTCATAGATGTGGAGAGCTTGGAGCGTATCCATCACTTCCCATCCCTACCATTACAATGTTCACACCAGTAGCAAAAGATATTGAAGTATGTTCTACGAGTGTTCCACCACCAGAATGACACcaacaaaatagtaaaaaactTCATGAAGTAATACTACCATACAACATCAACAATTGGAAGGGAAAACCAGAAACTTTTATTCTTTGTCAATGGGACAGCAAAATTCATCACATTAATGGAATCTTCACTCTTAGCTACAGCCTACTACCCACACCACAATGAATCATCAAACTTACAAAGATTTTTGTGAGCGATAGCAGATTATCATCCTACACAATAACCCAATATAACCCACACTAAAACAAAAGTGCCTAGAATCAACAAACCAAGGGAGGGGGGAAAAAACAGCTGTGGAAAGCAGGTTTGGTTAGAAGAATAGCTGGTGCAAGAACGAATTCTGAATATGAATGGGAGGAGGCGGCTTGTACAGTATATGACAGAAGCTAGAGCACATATTCACTCTCAAGGGTCGGTTGTGTTCGTGTGACTGTCGCAGCTGGAGCTTTTGTGCTCCCAACCGAGGTCATCTGTAGTGATTCCCCTACTTCTGCAGCCCTTTCCATTTGTTGCATTTGCTTCCTTTGCTTGTATCCTGCAACCCACAGTGCCAGGAACCCCAACAAAACCAATGCCGCTAGACCACCAAGCACTGACCCGAGAATTATCCATAGAGTAGTATGGTTCTTCTTTCCTCCACCAGTTGGATTCGGAGCTCCCGCTGGTGGTACAGGAGATACCGGTGAGGGAGAAGGGGCAATGGACTTGATGACAATAGAGAAATGCCCTTGTTCAAAGGTTGAGCATGTGTTATCAGACACTGGATCGCTGAAATTGACCAAACCGCTTAAGTTGAACCAAACACACTTTGCAACCGACCCATCTGGCACAGCTTTCACACCTGAAAAATTGATTGATATGGGTTGACTGGTTGCCCTGATTTCCAATTCGGGCAAATTTTTTGCCAATAAGTTTGATGCATTGTAAGCAAGAAGACCCAACACTGGAGCTAAATACGTGTAGTTGGCTAACGGGTAATACATCGAAGACCAATTGCCCAAGTTTTGGTAGACAAGAACAAGCCTTGCCACATGTGGCTGCGCAACAACACCCTTAGGAATCTTAAACTCGTTGTATGCCTGGACACCTCTACTCCTCAAGCTTCCTCTCCTCAACCTCAATGCTGAAATCTTAATCCCGGTTAAATTCGACGGTACATCCCCATCATAGACAATGCCGGTCCTGGGACGCACAAATGCCCTGTAAGCATAGTCTTGGAGAAGCGAATCTAGGGCACGTGCAGCCGTTAATGAAGAAGCAGGAAATTGAGCCCCAAGTTTCGGCAACCAGAAGATCCATAACAAAACGGAAAGCATCGCGAGACTCCTCCCAAGAAGCCCCATCGATGCTGTGAATTATAAAAAGTCAGCAGTGTGCAAAATAGCCCAGATCCAGACAGAAAAGTCAACTCCCAAAATGCAGCCGGCACTGATAGATCCAAGGAAAGAAAGTACTAGTCTCCTAACAGGAACTTATGAACGAAAAGCTTCTCAATGAAGCTTCTAACGGGCACTTGCAAAAAGGTAAGAGAAGTATACAGCCAGAAAACACAAAAAGCTGGAGCTGGAGAGCTTTAAGCCGTTGCCCCCCTCTTCAGATCACTTTTATTCTTTTGATGTTCTTTGGAATCCCTCTAAAAgggagtagtagta
It encodes:
- the LOC131326190 gene encoding uncharacterized protein LOC131326190 — translated: MGLLGRSLAMLSVLLWIFWLPKLGAQFPASSLTAARALDSLLQDYAYRAFVRPRTGIVYDGDVPSNLTGIKISALRLRRGSLRSRGVQAYNEFKIPKGVVAQPHVARLVLVYQNLGNWSSMYYPLANYTYLAPVLGLLAYNASNLLAKNLPELEIRATSQPISINFSGVKAVPDGSVAKCVWFNLSGLVNFSDPVSDNTCSTFEQGHFSIVIKSIAPSPSPVSPVPPAGAPNPTGGGKKNHTTLWIILGSVLGGLAALVLLGFLALWVAGYKQRKQMQQMERAAEVGESLQMTSVGSTKAPAATVTRTQPTLESEYVL